A section of the Petrimonas sulfuriphila genome encodes:
- a CDS encoding S41 family peptidase, producing MSPEKKIKTWLPLWVGLGIALGILIGSIYSQFGNTGKVDGTGKIDAIFNYINKSYVDTVNIRQLVEEALPKIVQELDPHSAYISASEMKRLNEDLEGHFSGIGVSFYVLSDTIVVTSIVPGGPSEAAGIQQWDRIVNVNDTLIAGRKITNADVLQKLRGEKGSEVKLGIKRNDDTKLIDITVTRGDIPMNSVQAAYMQTNTIGYIKVGTFGFNTFNEFISALSKLKSQGAHSFVIDLRGNSGGSLEIVVAMVNEFLHKGDLIVYADGRNFPRQDSYANGSGTSKEDDVVILIDELSASASEIFAGAIQDNDRGLVMGRRSFGKGLVQSQRNFPDGSAVRLTVARYYTPSGRSIQRKYEKGKYDEYELEALNRYMQGDYVNSDTASTLIPFKTEGGRTVFGGDGIMPDVFIARDTIGMNSYFNTIANKDFIQEYAVTYSDMHKHKLSEFQSAEDLARHLYKQPLLMNLVSYADNKGVRPRPYYIEESRKLFERHLVAYIVRNFFGEESYFSVYMQDDVLMKNAVDFIERGLAKPESVVQEKYKSISLGLRVSFPVPKEFGSLFYV from the coding sequence ATGAGTCCTGAAAAAAAAATAAAAACGTGGCTTCCTTTATGGGTTGGATTGGGTATTGCTTTGGGAATTCTTATAGGAAGCATCTATTCGCAATTTGGGAATACGGGAAAAGTGGATGGAACCGGTAAGATTGATGCCATATTTAACTATATCAACAAATCGTATGTAGACACCGTGAATATTCGTCAGCTTGTGGAGGAGGCGCTACCCAAAATTGTTCAGGAACTCGATCCACATTCGGCTTATATCTCTGCCAGCGAAATGAAGCGTTTAAACGAAGATCTGGAGGGCCATTTTTCGGGGATTGGTGTTAGTTTTTATGTATTAAGCGATACGATCGTAGTGACAAGTATTGTGCCTGGCGGTCCCTCGGAGGCGGCAGGTATACAGCAATGGGACAGGATAGTCAATGTCAATGACACGCTGATTGCAGGGCGGAAAATTACAAACGCCGATGTACTGCAAAAGCTTCGTGGTGAAAAAGGATCCGAAGTAAAACTGGGAATTAAAAGAAACGATGATACAAAACTGATTGACATAACCGTAACTCGTGGAGACATTCCCATGAATAGTGTTCAGGCTGCTTATATGCAAACCAACACCATCGGATATATCAAGGTGGGCACATTCGGATTCAACACTTTCAATGAGTTTATATCGGCACTGTCTAAACTCAAAAGCCAGGGGGCACATTCTTTCGTGATCGATCTGAGAGGTAACAGCGGTGGTTCGTTGGAAATTGTTGTTGCCATGGTGAATGAATTTCTTCATAAAGGGGATTTGATTGTTTATGCTGACGGACGGAACTTTCCCAGGCAGGACAGTTATGCTAATGGTTCGGGAACGAGTAAAGAAGACGATGTCGTCATTTTGATTGATGAATTAAGTGCATCCGCAAGTGAAATTTTTGCCGGTGCTATTCAGGATAATGATCGAGGATTGGTGATGGGACGGAGGTCTTTTGGAAAAGGATTGGTACAAAGCCAGCGAAATTTTCCCGATGGATCCGCTGTGCGTCTTACCGTTGCCCGTTATTATACACCGTCTGGACGTTCTATTCAACGCAAATATGAAAAAGGAAAGTACGATGAATACGAGCTGGAAGCATTGAACAGATATATGCAAGGCGATTACGTAAATTCCGATACAGCGTCTACCCTCATTCCCTTTAAAACTGAAGGAGGGCGAACAGTTTTCGGAGGTGACGGTATAATGCCGGATGTCTTTATTGCCCGTGACACAATCGGCATGAATTCTTATTTTAATACGATCGCAAACAAGGATTTCATTCAAGAGTATGCTGTGACCTATTCAGATATGCATAAGCATAAATTGAGTGAATTTCAATCAGCAGAAGACCTTGCTCGTCACCTGTACAAGCAGCCTCTGCTGATGAATCTAGTAAGTTACGCTGACAACAAAGGAGTCCGGCCAAGACCCTATTATATAGAAGAATCCAGGAAGCTGTTCGAGCGACATTTAGTTGCCTATATTGTTAGGAACTTCTTCGGTGAGGAAAGCTATTTCTCCGTATACATGCAGGACGATGTGTTGATGAAAAATGCAGTGGATTTTATTGAGAGAGGGTTGGCGAAGCCCGAATCTGTGGTACAGGAAAAGTATAAGTCCATTTCGCTGGGCCTGAGGGTCAGCTTTCCTGTTCCCAAGGAATTTGGCTCGTTATTTTATGTATAG
- the nadC gene encoding carboxylating nicotinate-nucleotide diphosphorylase produces MELKKLTDKLVDLAFAEDIGDGDHTTLCSIPETAFGKARLLIKEEGILAGVEVARTIFHRFDEGLVVEVLINDGTYVKPGDVAFIVSGKVQSLLQTERLVLNIMQRMSGIATTTGKYVKLLEGTKTKVLDTRKTTPGMRMLEKQAVKIGGGENHRIGLFDMILLKDNHVDFAGGIENAIRGAQKYLKEKNKQLNIEIEVRNFDELNQALAVGGVDRIMLDNFTPEQTCEAVKIVDGRVELESSGGITFETIRQYAECGVDYISVGALTHSVKSLDMSLKAIE; encoded by the coding sequence ATGGAATTAAAAAAATTGACGGACAAACTCGTTGATCTGGCTTTTGCCGAGGATATTGGCGACGGCGATCATACCACACTCTGCAGCATTCCCGAAACAGCTTTCGGGAAAGCCCGGCTCTTGATTAAGGAAGAAGGTATCTTGGCAGGAGTGGAAGTTGCCAGGACGATTTTTCATCGTTTCGACGAAGGATTAGTCGTGGAGGTTCTTATTAATGACGGAACATACGTTAAGCCCGGAGATGTTGCATTCATTGTATCGGGAAAAGTCCAATCGTTGCTGCAAACCGAACGGTTGGTACTCAACATTATGCAGCGCATGAGCGGGATAGCCACTACTACTGGAAAATATGTGAAATTACTCGAAGGAACAAAAACAAAAGTCCTCGACACACGCAAAACCACACCTGGGATGCGAATGCTGGAGAAGCAGGCCGTAAAAATTGGCGGAGGGGAGAACCACCGTATCGGTCTGTTCGATATGATTTTGCTGAAGGACAATCATGTGGATTTTGCAGGCGGTATAGAAAACGCCATTCGTGGAGCACAAAAATATCTGAAGGAAAAAAACAAACAACTCAACATAGAAATTGAAGTACGTAACTTCGATGAGCTTAACCAAGCCCTTGCGGTGGGAGGGGTAGATAGGATCATGTTGGATAATTTCACGCCCGAACAAACGTGTGAAGCGGTGAAGATTGTGGACGGGCGCGTTGAACTGGAATCGTCGGGCGGAATTACCTTTGAAACTATCCGTCAATATGCGGAGTGTGGTGTGGATTATATCTCTGTAGGCGCGCTTACCCATTCGGTAAAAAGCTTGGATATGAGTTTAAAAGCGATAGAATAG
- a CDS encoding ABC transporter ATP-binding protein encodes MNGIITILKRFLPPYKKYVVLSFLFNLLTALLNVFSLATIIPILQVLFKVNDKVFEFIPWETKGVSLIDIVLNNGNWYMARLIETHGGSTTLLFLAIALVVMTLFKTGTAYFGSYFTIPIRTGVVKDIRNKINDKILVLPIGFFSEERKGDILARISGDVNEVENSVMSSLDMLFKNPILILIYLITMIVLSWQLTLFVFVVLPIMGYVMGTVGKSLKRSSFEAQNKWGELMSQIEETLSGLRIIKAFNAESKISKRFYTGSDMFRKMSNRIARRQYLAHPMSEFLGTLTIAIVLWFGGSLILSGNGIIDAATFIYYLTIFYSIINPIKEFSRSAYAVQRGLASMERIDKILEAQNDITEIQHPQKLSFKNNIHYRNVWFKYNKEWVLKGIDLKIEKGKTVALVGQSGSGKSTMTDLLSRFYDIQEGGVFIDNINIKDVTLHDLRSKIGYVTQEAILFNDTFFNNIAFGLKEVTSEEVIEAAKVANAHEFIMATQHGYQTNIGDRGGKLSGGQRQRISIARAVLKNPEILILDEATSALDTDSERLVQDALEKLMRNRTTIVIAHRLSTIKNADEIYVLKEGQIIESGRHNSLYELNGYYTKLCNMQGDLN; translated from the coding sequence ATGAACGGTATTATAACTATATTGAAGCGCTTCTTGCCTCCCTACAAGAAATATGTGGTGCTCTCCTTTCTTTTTAATCTACTCACCGCATTATTGAATGTTTTCTCACTGGCAACGATTATTCCTATACTTCAGGTTTTATTTAAAGTCAACGATAAGGTTTTTGAATTTATTCCCTGGGAAACAAAAGGTGTTTCATTGATCGATATTGTCCTGAATAACGGGAATTGGTACATGGCCCGGCTCATTGAAACCCATGGAGGCAGCACAACGCTCCTTTTTTTGGCGATTGCGCTTGTCGTTATGACTCTTTTTAAAACCGGTACAGCCTATTTCGGATCTTATTTTACCATCCCCATCCGGACAGGAGTAGTTAAAGACATCCGGAACAAAATCAACGATAAGATTCTGGTTCTTCCCATCGGTTTTTTTTCAGAAGAACGCAAAGGCGATATATTGGCCCGCATTTCAGGGGACGTCAACGAAGTGGAAAACTCGGTGATGAGCTCGCTTGATATGCTCTTTAAGAACCCCATCCTTATTCTGATCTATTTGATTACCATGATCGTTCTCAGCTGGCAACTTACCCTTTTTGTCTTTGTGGTATTGCCGATAATGGGGTATGTGATGGGAACCGTTGGCAAATCACTGAAAAGAAGTTCGTTTGAGGCCCAAAACAAATGGGGAGAACTTATGTCGCAAATTGAAGAAACCTTGAGCGGGCTAAGAATAATAAAAGCGTTTAATGCGGAAAGTAAAATCTCCAAACGATTCTATACGGGGAGTGATATGTTTAGAAAGATGTCCAACAGAATTGCACGACGGCAGTATCTTGCACATCCGATGAGTGAATTCCTGGGAACCCTTACCATCGCCATTGTCCTTTGGTTTGGCGGCTCACTTATTTTAAGCGGGAACGGGATTATTGATGCGGCCACTTTTATTTATTACCTCACCATTTTCTACAGTATTATCAATCCCATCAAAGAGTTCTCCAGATCGGCATATGCCGTACAACGAGGCCTTGCTTCCATGGAGCGTATCGACAAGATACTGGAGGCCCAGAACGACATAACAGAAATACAGCACCCGCAAAAGTTGAGTTTTAAAAATAACATACATTACCGCAATGTCTGGTTCAAGTACAACAAAGAGTGGGTATTGAAAGGGATCGATTTAAAGATTGAAAAAGGGAAAACGGTTGCGCTTGTGGGTCAATCGGGTTCCGGGAAGTCTACCATGACCGATCTTTTATCCCGGTTCTACGATATTCAGGAAGGAGGAGTTTTTATTGATAATATCAACATAAAGGATGTTACTTTACACGACCTTCGCTCAAAAATAGGCTATGTAACCCAGGAAGCCATTCTTTTTAACGATACGTTCTTCAACAACATTGCCTTTGGCTTAAAAGAAGTAACTTCGGAAGAGGTTATTGAAGCGGCAAAAGTGGCCAATGCGCACGAGTTCATCATGGCCACTCAACACGGATATCAGACAAACATCGGTGATCGGGGAGGAAAGCTATCGGGAGGACAACGCCAACGAATAAGCATTGCGCGAGCGGTGTTGAAGAACCCGGAAATCCTGATACTGGATGAGGCTACCTCGGCACTGGATACCGATTCGGAGCGATTGGTACAGGATGCCCTGGAGAAACTGATGAGAAACCGGACAACAATTGTTATTGCGCACCGGTTGTCAACCATAAAAAATGCAGACGAAATTTACGTTCTAAAGGAGGGACAAATCATCGAATCAGGCAGACACAATTCGTTGTATGAGTTAAACGGCTATTATACAAAACTTTGCAATATGCAGGGAGATCTAAATTGA
- a CDS encoding polysaccharide biosynthesis protein: MNKFLENYLSNRVLSRMSILIIDILIILFSTLTMYFLRFGFEGLTTQVKADGITTTFVLVFFNVISFLIFKTFSGVLRFSAFSDLVRIIYALTLGYFISFICLMVIKKVDPTFTVSNTIHFATYVLNVLLMIFSRIVVKEVYESITGKPQKATNIFIYGTKQAGISLAKAIRGNREFKYKVLGFITDEDNMVGKNLLGLTIYANNENLFRVLEAKDVKTVIVSPHKMDQIRNSPLLENFVDHNISLLTTSPVNEWNGTLTGKEQLKDIQIEDLLPRNPININLMEIAAHIEGKRVMVTGAAGSIGSEIVRQVASFNPFNIILIDQAETPLHDMRLELQKKWIDINTNIIVADVGNATRMERIFAKTRPQYIFHAAAYKHVPMMEDNVSESIQTNVLGTKILADLAVKYGAQKFVMISTDKAVNPSNVMGCSKRISEIYVQSLSRHLEKNGQKTTQFITTRFGNVLGSNGSVIPLFREQIKNGGPLTVTHPEIIRYFMTIPEACQLVLEAGSMGKGGEIYLFDMGKPVKILDLAKRMIRLSGSQNIKIEFTGLRHGEKLYEELLNASENTIKTHHEKIMIARVREYEYEKVKDQIEELIEISYQYDDMRTVKKMKEIVPEFQSINSPYEAVDRLLEKLEDKESVKIQDAFSI, encoded by the coding sequence ATGAATAAATTCTTAGAGAATTACTTATCCAACAGGGTCTTGTCCCGCATGTCTATCCTGATAATAGACATTCTTATTATACTGTTTTCAACCCTGACCATGTATTTTTTGCGTTTCGGTTTTGAAGGACTTACGACGCAGGTCAAGGCAGATGGTATAACTACAACATTCGTTCTGGTATTTTTCAATGTCATTTCGTTCCTAATCTTCAAAACTTTTAGCGGGGTTTTGCGCTTTTCGGCTTTTTCCGATCTTGTTCGGATCATATATGCATTGACTCTGGGCTATTTTATATCGTTTATCTGCCTGATGGTGATAAAAAAAGTCGATCCCACTTTCACTGTTTCCAATACCATTCATTTTGCCACTTATGTGTTGAATGTTTTGTTGATGATTTTCTCACGTATTGTTGTCAAAGAGGTGTATGAGTCCATAACCGGAAAGCCACAGAAAGCCACCAATATTTTTATTTACGGTACCAAACAGGCCGGTATTAGTCTCGCAAAAGCGATCAGGGGAAACCGGGAATTCAAGTACAAAGTATTGGGATTTATTACCGATGAAGACAATATGGTCGGTAAAAATCTATTGGGGCTTACTATTTATGCCAACAACGAAAACTTATTCAGGGTACTGGAAGCAAAAGACGTAAAAACAGTGATTGTCTCCCCTCATAAAATGGATCAGATAAGAAATTCGCCTTTACTGGAAAATTTCGTGGACCATAATATTTCGTTGCTGACTACTTCTCCCGTTAACGAATGGAACGGGACATTGACAGGAAAAGAGCAGCTAAAAGATATTCAGATTGAGGATCTGCTCCCCCGCAATCCCATTAACATCAACTTAATGGAAATTGCTGCTCACATCGAAGGAAAGCGGGTGATGGTAACAGGGGCAGCGGGTTCCATCGGGAGCGAGATTGTTCGACAGGTAGCCTCATTCAATCCTTTCAACATCATTTTGATCGATCAGGCAGAAACCCCACTACATGACATGAGGCTTGAACTGCAAAAAAAATGGATCGATATAAATACCAACATAATTGTTGCTGATGTAGGCAATGCTACAAGAATGGAGCGTATTTTTGCAAAGACGCGTCCGCAGTACATTTTCCATGCGGCAGCCTACAAACATGTCCCTATGATGGAAGACAATGTTTCCGAATCCATTCAGACAAACGTCCTGGGAACAAAAATCCTAGCCGACCTGGCTGTAAAATATGGGGCTCAGAAATTTGTCATGATCTCTACTGATAAAGCGGTGAACCCTTCAAATGTAATGGGTTGCTCAAAAAGAATTAGTGAGATCTATGTTCAATCCTTATCGAGGCATTTGGAGAAGAACGGCCAGAAGACCACGCAATTCATCACTACCCGATTCGGTAATGTATTGGGGTCAAACGGTTCGGTAATCCCGTTGTTCCGGGAACAAATTAAAAATGGAGGCCCTTTAACGGTTACACATCCCGAAATTATTCGTTATTTCATGACCATCCCCGAAGCTTGCCAGTTGGTTCTTGAAGCTGGTTCCATGGGTAAAGGAGGTGAGATTTACCTTTTCGATATGGGAAAACCGGTTAAGATTCTGGATCTGGCAAAACGGATGATCCGGTTGTCGGGCTCTCAAAACATAAAGATAGAATTTACAGGCCTTCGTCACGGTGAAAAGTTATACGAGGAATTGCTCAATGCCTCTGAAAACACCATTAAAACTCATCACGAAAAGATTATGATTGCTCGGGTGCGTGAGTATGAGTACGAAAAAGTAAAGGATCAGATCGAGGAATTAATCGAAATTTCGTATCAATACGACGATATGCGTACTGTGAAAAAAATGAAAGAAATTGTCCCGGAGTTTCAAAGCATAAATTCCCCTTACGAGGCTGTTGACCGCTTACTGGAGAAACTGGAAGACAAGGAAAGCGTTAAGATCCAGGATGCTTTTTCAATTTAG
- a CDS encoding 5-formyltetrahydrofolate cyclo-ligase — MNITEQKKRLRERIAQKKQSYSQRELLNFSEEVISTLELTEVFQNAKVVLAYYSMSDEVNTHEWIKKYCLQKHFLLPVVNNGELILKKYVSEESMSTSAYGIKEPVGDTFPESEYGKIDLVIVPGVAFDRTLNRLGRGKGFYDRLLPKIKAPKTAICFDFQVFDNIPVSQGDIKMNMIVCQNEIIVE, encoded by the coding sequence ATGAATATAACAGAGCAGAAAAAAAGACTCCGTGAAAGGATTGCCCAGAAAAAGCAATCGTATTCTCAAAGAGAACTGTTAAACTTCTCGGAAGAGGTTATATCAACACTTGAACTCACTGAGGTATTTCAGAACGCTAAAGTTGTACTAGCCTATTACAGCATGTCGGATGAAGTTAATACGCATGAATGGATAAAAAAATACTGTTTACAAAAACATTTTCTTCTGCCGGTGGTTAATAATGGTGAATTAATTTTGAAAAAATATGTCTCCGAAGAAAGTATGTCGACTTCCGCTTATGGAATTAAAGAACCGGTGGGCGATACTTTCCCGGAATCTGAATACGGTAAAATAGATTTGGTAATTGTCCCGGGTGTGGCTTTTGATCGCACACTAAACCGGTTGGGTAGGGGAAAAGGCTTTTACGACAGATTATTGCCAAAGATAAAGGCTCCTAAGACAGCTATATGCTTTGATTTCCAGGTTTTTGATAATATTCCTGTAAGTCAGGGAGATATTAAAATGAATATGATTGTTTGTCAGAATGAGATTATTGTGGAATAA
- a CDS encoding sigma-54-dependent Fis family transcriptional regulator, whose protein sequence is MNGKILIVEDDISFGTMLQKWFEKNGFSAKWCAGMVSAQESLADSTYDIVLSDLRLPDGDGIMLLSWMHERYPSVPVIIMTGYGEIQTAVSAIKLGAFDFLEKPINPSVLAEKIEAAFKDRKETENILRKHSQEKKKKEKRGGTVEGCSPLSSRMYSFINTVAPTSMAVMIIGESGTGKEHAARMIHERSQRAHGPFIAVDCGSLSIELAPSELFGHKKGSFTSAIEDKVGFFAEANGGTLFLDEVGNLPYGVQMQLLRTLQEKKIRPVGATTDLEVDVRIVTATNENLEKAIAHGRFREDLFHRLNEFMIEVPPLRSCKDDIPLYAEHFVDEANAELDKKVRFISAKVFSRLETYSWPGNLRELRNVIRRAVLFSPGDTITLESLPFLSEKSVEENKEADVSLNVSPEEEKEKIVRALEKTKGNKSRAAILLRIDRKTLYNKIRKYGL, encoded by the coding sequence GTGAACGGAAAAATATTAATAGTCGAAGACGACATCTCTTTTGGAACGATGCTTCAAAAGTGGTTTGAGAAGAATGGATTCTCCGCAAAGTGGTGTGCGGGAATGGTATCGGCTCAGGAATCGCTTGCCGATTCAACATACGACATTGTCTTATCGGATTTGCGCTTGCCTGACGGTGACGGGATAATGCTTCTTTCCTGGATGCACGAAAGGTATCCGTCGGTGCCGGTTATAATAATGACCGGATATGGTGAAATACAGACGGCCGTTTCAGCCATAAAACTGGGGGCTTTTGACTTCCTGGAAAAACCCATCAATCCGTCTGTTCTCGCAGAGAAAATAGAGGCTGCTTTCAAGGACAGGAAGGAAACGGAGAACATTCTAAGGAAGCATTCGCAGGAAAAAAAGAAGAAAGAGAAGCGAGGAGGTACGGTAGAAGGATGCAGTCCGCTGTCCTCCCGTATGTACTCTTTTATAAACACCGTTGCTCCCACTTCAATGGCCGTGATGATTATTGGCGAAAGCGGTACGGGAAAGGAACATGCGGCAAGAATGATTCACGAACGGAGCCAGCGTGCCCATGGCCCGTTTATCGCAGTAGATTGTGGAAGCTTATCCATTGAACTGGCGCCAAGTGAGCTGTTCGGACACAAAAAAGGTTCTTTTACCTCCGCCATTGAAGATAAAGTAGGCTTTTTTGCAGAAGCAAATGGCGGTACGTTATTTCTGGATGAAGTGGGAAACTTGCCGTACGGCGTCCAGATGCAGCTCCTCAGGACCTTGCAGGAAAAAAAGATCCGGCCGGTGGGAGCGACTACCGATTTGGAGGTAGATGTGCGAATTGTTACGGCTACCAATGAAAATCTCGAGAAAGCGATTGCCCATGGCCGTTTTAGAGAGGATCTGTTTCATCGACTCAATGAGTTCATGATTGAGGTTCCGCCACTGAGGAGTTGCAAAGACGATATTCCGTTGTATGCCGAACATTTTGTTGACGAAGCAAATGCCGAACTGGATAAAAAAGTGAGGTTCATCTCGGCTAAGGTCTTTTCCCGGTTGGAAACCTATTCTTGGCCAGGCAACCTAAGGGAACTGCGAAATGTAATTCGCCGTGCGGTACTTTTTTCACCCGGTGATACGATTACGTTGGAGAGTCTACCGTTTTTATCGGAAAAGAGTGTTGAAGAGAATAAAGAGGCAGATGTATCCTTGAACGTCTCGCCCGAAGAAGAAAAAGAAAAGATAGTACGTGCTCTGGAAAAAACCAAAGGAAACAAATCCCGGGCAGCAATTCTATTGCGTATAGACCGAAAAACTCTGTACAACAAGATTCGCAAGTACGGCTTATAG
- a CDS encoding aminopeptidase P family protein — MNPINKKESSQRLSRLQQTIRELQAEACLISTTVNQFYLLGFIFDGFVFVQPEGDPVLFVKRPSGIKGDNITYIRKPEQLPDLLHQRKIPLPRRLMMENDVLSFSTVSRIQTALEMPKLINVSGEMRRIRSVKSEFEIKQMRECADIHALVYKQIPHIYSKGMTDIEFQIELEREMRLAGSSGIFRTFGENMDIFMGSILTGDNAQSASPFDFALGGQGLSPLLPIGANGTKLIPGTTLMVDMAGNYRPWMSDMTRTFAIGTVPDIAHKAHQVSINICNAISATSQSGTPCANIYSLAEMMVRESGLSGYFMGTAQQAKFVGHGVGLEINEPPVLAPRSKEILEAGMTIAVEPKFVLPGIGAVGIENTYIVRNDRLEKITGCEEELVELS, encoded by the coding sequence ATGAATCCTATAAATAAGAAAGAATCCAGTCAAAGACTATCCCGGCTCCAACAAACTATCCGGGAATTACAAGCTGAGGCATGCCTGATTTCCACGACAGTAAACCAATTTTACCTGCTTGGTTTTATTTTTGACGGTTTCGTTTTTGTCCAACCCGAAGGGGATCCGGTTTTGTTCGTAAAACGCCCCAGCGGCATCAAAGGTGACAATATTACCTACATCCGAAAGCCCGAACAGCTTCCCGATCTTCTGCACCAGAGAAAAATTCCGTTGCCCAGGAGGCTGATGATGGAAAACGATGTATTGTCGTTTTCCACCGTTTCACGGATTCAGACAGCCCTTGAAATGCCCAAACTGATAAATGTTTCGGGAGAAATGCGCCGTATCCGAAGTGTTAAATCGGAGTTTGAGATCAAACAGATGCGCGAGTGCGCCGATATTCATGCTTTGGTTTACAAACAAATCCCGCATATTTATAGCAAAGGGATGACGGATATCGAATTTCAGATCGAGCTGGAAAGAGAAATGCGTTTAGCCGGTTCGTCAGGTATTTTTAGAACTTTCGGAGAGAACATGGATATCTTTATGGGCAGCATTCTTACCGGTGACAATGCTCAATCCGCTTCCCCGTTTGATTTCGCACTTGGCGGCCAAGGATTATCCCCCTTGTTGCCAATTGGAGCCAACGGTACGAAACTTATTCCCGGAACTACGTTGATGGTAGATATGGCGGGCAATTACCGCCCGTGGATGAGTGATATGACCCGGACATTCGCTATTGGTACTGTACCCGATATTGCCCACAAAGCTCATCAGGTTTCCATCAATATTTGCAATGCCATTTCCGCAACAAGCCAATCGGGAACACCTTGTGCCAATATTTATTCTCTGGCAGAAATGATGGTAAGGGAAAGCGGCCTTTCCGGTTATTTCATGGGAACAGCACAACAGGCCAAATTTGTAGGGCACGGAGTAGGGTTGGAGATTAATGAACCGCCCGTTCTTGCACCCCGCTCGAAGGAAATCCTGGAAGCAGGTATGACAATTGCCGTAGAACCCAAATTTGTACTTCCGGGAATCGGCGCTGTGGGAATAGAAAATACCTATATCGTTCGCAATGACAGGTTGGAGAAAATTACCGGTTGCGAGGAAGAATTAGTGGAGTTATCATGA
- the rlmH gene encoding 23S rRNA (pseudouridine(1915)-N(3))-methyltransferase RlmH, with protein sequence MKVVLLSLGKTDEDFYVQAMDIFRKRLSHYLPFDLEFVPDVKNTKNLSEKEQKNLEGEAMLSRIQQGDYVVLLDDKGKQYSSVEFSRYIEKKSHSVPKRLVFVVGGPYGFPDEVYRRANEKLSLSRMTFTHQMVRLVFVEQLYRAMTILNGEPYHHE encoded by the coding sequence ATGAAGGTTGTTTTGCTGTCCCTTGGAAAAACCGATGAGGATTTTTACGTTCAGGCGATGGATATATTCAGGAAAAGATTAAGTCATTACCTTCCTTTCGATCTGGAATTTGTCCCGGATGTGAAAAACACAAAAAACTTATCGGAAAAAGAGCAAAAGAACCTCGAAGGGGAAGCCATGCTGAGCCGGATTCAACAGGGCGATTATGTCGTTCTGCTGGATGACAAAGGGAAACAATACTCTTCTGTGGAATTTTCCCGCTATATTGAGAAGAAGTCGCATTCCGTCCCTAAACGGCTTGTTTTTGTTGTTGGGGGGCCTTATGGATTTCCGGACGAAGTGTACAGGCGTGCCAACGAAAAGTTGTCGTTATCGAGAATGACTTTTACGCACCAAATGGTTCGACTGGTGTTTGTGGAACAACTCTACAGGGCAATGACTATCTTGAATGGTGAACCGTATCATCACGAATAA
- a CDS encoding dCMP deaminase family protein — MMTDTKQLELDKRYMRMAFIWSENSYCKRRKVGAILVKDKMIISDGYNGTPSGFENVCEDEDNVTKPYVLHAEANAITKVARSNNSSEGATLYVTSSPCIECAKLIIQAGIRKVVYADSYRLSDGVELLRRADIELISVDL; from the coding sequence ATAATGACAGATACAAAACAGCTCGAACTGGACAAGCGATACATGCGGATGGCATTTATCTGGTCAGAAAATTCATACTGTAAACGCCGTAAGGTAGGTGCCATTTTGGTAAAAGACAAGATGATAATATCCGATGGATACAACGGAACACCATCGGGATTTGAAAATGTTTGTGAAGATGAGGATAACGTAACAAAGCCTTATGTGCTTCATGCCGAGGCAAATGCCATAACCAAAGTGGCCCGGTCCAACAACAGTAGTGAAGGAGCAACGTTGTACGTGACGTCTTCTCCCTGTATCGAATGTGCAAAGCTGATTATTCAGGCAGGTATCCGGAAAGTCGTTTATGCCGATTCTTACAGACTGAGCGATGGTGTAGAATTACTTAGAAGGGCTGATATAGAGTTGATTTCGGTTGATTTGTGA